The following are encoded together in the Chaetodon auriga isolate fChaAug3 chromosome 6, fChaAug3.hap1, whole genome shotgun sequence genome:
- the tes gene encoding testin produces MEIEKEVKKMTLGHEFGAGAACLKCKDKCEGFELHFWRKICRNCKCGLTEHNVQMNSEENKKVGKLFEDTKYTGLIAKLKKDGIPGYKGNMMTVTLPSPATAYILPPSASSTVVPPSAAAGYAQPAGAAAGAAPSSAQAQAQAQAYAQAQAQAQAQAQAQAQAQAQAQAQAQAQAQVQPQPQPQPQPVPASVTPIKANKVPVAVSATSASAQPVPKDVPMKSVTYEWAPPVANKYLAVRYIELLPPEKRPVAGTEGAAYRRQQMARQLPEHDQDPSKCHELSPAEVKQMQQYVRKYKDEALGIGDVMLPEEMALVQAGGQGGAGVTAGGAPGAGQAGIGPGVGAPGAVAGAGGGAGGAGFRPGVAGAGSVASAGAGSGFRPGAGGSGARPGGAGPLLGPGVGASAGFGPAGGAMGTTATAGAMGVPGAQQAGLPQQTFSCNHCQQPMRLGDPAVYAERAGYDKMWHPGCFVCSTCSELLVDMIYFWKKGKLYCGRHYGDSEKPRCGGCDELIFSNEYTQAEGQNWHLKHFCCFDCDCILAGETYVMEKDKPVCKPCYMKNYAVKCSACQNAVEPEAQRVSYGEHHWHAEPQCFKCSGCSKCLIGQRFMAVQGFLFCSVECKKKTVA; encoded by the exons ATGACCCTCGGCCACGAGTTCGGCGCCGGAGCGGCCTGTTTGAAGTGCAAGGACAAGTGCGAAGGCTTCGAGCTGCATTTCTGGAG AAAAATCTGCCGAAACTGCAAATGTGGCCTCACAGAGCACAACGTGCAGATGAACTCGGAGGAGAACAAGAAGGTGGGCAAGCTGTTCGAGGACACCAAGTACACCGGCCTCATCGCCAAGCTGAAGAAGGACGGCATCCCCGGCTACAAGGGCAACATGATGACCGTCACTCTGCCCAGCCCTGCCACGGCTTACATCCTACCGCCAAGTGCTTCCTCCACCGTGGTGCccccctctgctgcagctggctaTGCACAGCCTGCTGGAGCCGCTGCAGGCGCGGCACCCAGCAGTGCTCAAGCCCAGGCCCAGGCTCAGGCCTACGCTCAGGCTCAGGCCCAGGCCCAGGCCCAGGCCCAGGCCCAGGCCCAGGCCCAGGCCCAGGCCCAGGCCCAGGcccaggctcaggctcaggttcagcctcagcctcagcctcagcctcagcctgtaCCAGCCAGCGTCACACCTATCAAGGCGAACAAAGTGCCGGTTGCTGTCAGCGCCACATCAGCCAGTGCACAACCAGTCCCCAAAGATGTGCCAATGAAGTCTGTCACCTATGAGTGGGCACCACCAGTAGCCAACAAGTATCTG GCTGTGCGTTACATTGAGCTGCTCCCACCAGAGAAACGTCCGGTGGCCGGCACAGAGGGAGCTGCTTACCGTCGGCAGCAGATGGCCCGTCAGCTGCCCGAGCACGACCAGGACCCGTCCAAGTGCCACGAGCTGAGCCCCGCCGAGGTCAAGCAAATGCAGCAGTACGTCCGCAAGTACAAGGACGAGGCCCTGGGGATCGGAGATGTCATGCTGCCTGAAGAGATGGCTCTGGTTCAGGCAGGAGGGCAGGGTGGAGCTGGTGTCACGGCAGGAGGTGCCCCTGGTGCTGGACAGGCAGGGATTGGACCTGGGGTTGGTGCACCTGGAGCTGTCGCTGGGGCTGGTGGTGGAGCTGGGGGGGCTGGGTTTAGACCGGGAGTTGCCGGTGCTGGGAGTGTAGCTTCTGCTGGAGCCGGTTCTGGCTTCAGACCTGGAGCAGGAGGTAGTGGAGCTAGACCTGGTGGCGCTGGACCACTTTTAGGTCCAGGGGTTGGAGCATCTGCAGGCTTTGGACCAGCTGGTGGAGCCATGGGTACTACAGCCACTGCTGGAGCCATGGGCGTCCCTGGAGCTCAGCAAGCTGGACTACCACAGCAGACCTTT TCGTGCAATCACTGCCAGCAGCCGATGCGTCTGGGTGACCCTGCCGTCTACGCCGAGCGAGCCGGCTACGACAAGATGTGGCACCCGGGCTGCTTCGTGTGCTCCACCTGCAGCGAGCTGCTGGTGGACATGATCTACTTCTGGAAGAAAGGCAAGCTCTACTGTGGACGCCACTACGGAGACAGCGAGAAGCCACGCTGCGGAGGCTGTgatgag cTGATCTTCAGTAATGAGTACACTCAGGCTGAGGGCCAGAACTGGCATCTGAAGCACTTCTGCTGTTTTGACTGTGACTGCATCCTTGCTGGAGAGACGTATGTCATGGAGAAGGACAAGCCTGTCTGCAAGCCCTGCTACATGAAGAACTACGCTGTG AAATGCTCGGCCTGCCAGAATGCGGTGGAGCCCGAGGCCCAGAGGGTTTCCTACGGCGAGCACCACTGGCACGCCGAGCCGCAGTGCTTCAAGTGCTCCGGCTGCTCCAAGTGCCTGATCGGCCAGCGCTTCATGGCAGTGCAGGGCTTCCTCTTCTGCTCCGTGGAGTGCAAGAAGAAAACCGTGGCTTAG